One genomic segment of Dysosmobacter sp. Marseille-Q4140 includes these proteins:
- a CDS encoding LysR family transcriptional regulator, with translation MDIRELKYFIQVAKDGNYSVAARKLYISQPALSKVIHKLEEEMGFEFFYTFQKRQNLTDLGMAFYEKAVRVVSEYEGLMETAPPGKAIYKGQVFFGFPPVAGTCYFCDLIAKFAKEYPGIKLHIEERGANRILAGVEAGALDVGCVVGPVQTQNFDYVPFIRDTSCLAVSENHPLADRKIVSLAELKDESFVLLGRDFATHHDIISACHQAGFEPNIVLLSSQWDFVVQMVRRNFGIAFLPLSVFRRFSFPDIRLLEVKDPMSSTELGLVTKHDSYISRSVNCFISFVMEQMGDHPFTV, from the coding sequence ATGGATATTCGGGAGCTGAAATATTTCATCCAGGTGGCAAAGGACGGAAATTACTCCGTGGCCGCCAGAAAACTGTATATTTCCCAGCCTGCCCTCAGCAAGGTCATCCACAAGCTGGAGGAGGAGATGGGCTTCGAGTTTTTCTACACCTTCCAAAAGCGCCAGAATCTGACGGATCTGGGCATGGCCTTTTATGAAAAGGCCGTCCGGGTGGTCAGCGAGTACGAGGGCCTGATGGAGACCGCGCCTCCGGGCAAGGCCATCTACAAGGGACAGGTGTTCTTCGGCTTCCCCCCGGTGGCCGGGACGTGCTATTTCTGCGATCTGATCGCCAAATTCGCCAAGGAATACCCCGGCATCAAGCTCCACATCGAGGAGCGGGGCGCCAACCGGATCCTGGCGGGCGTGGAGGCTGGGGCGTTGGATGTGGGCTGCGTGGTGGGACCGGTCCAGACCCAGAATTTCGACTATGTGCCCTTCATCCGGGACACCTCCTGCCTGGCGGTCAGCGAGAACCACCCCCTGGCCGACCGGAAGATCGTCTCCCTGGCGGAGCTGAAGGACGAGTCCTTCGTCCTGCTGGGCCGGGACTTCGCCACCCATCACGACATCATCTCCGCCTGCCATCAGGCGGGCTTCGAGCCCAACATCGTGCTGCTGTCCTCCCAGTGGGACTTCGTGGTCCAGATGGTGCGGCGGAATTTCGGCATCGCCTTTCTTCCGCTGTCCGTGTTCCGGCGGTTCTCCTTCCCGGACATCCGCCTGCTGGAGGTGAAGGATCCCATGAGCTCCACGGAGCTGGGCCTCGTCACCAAGCACGACAGCTACATCTCCCGCAGCGTCAACTGCTTCATCAGCTTTGTTATGGAGCAGATGGGCGATCACCCCTTTACTGTGTGA
- a CDS encoding N-acyl homoserine lactonase family protein produces MKLYVLDLGKIVMKGANPVLDEPDAEAAIPIHAFLLDTPEGCILFDAGCHPKAMEGAWPPELCGNPYVTGPGENLPDQLARIGVDPGRITKVVLSHLHLDHAGGVHLFPQADVYVHQRELEQVMSDAAAGTLDLFHVQCDVDSWKAAGTRWVPVPADAGETPLCPGVTILNLGPGHSFGMLGLSVELDCGTFLLVADAAYCREHFGPPAKLSGAVVDQEGYFAAMEYLRRYAAEHHAQILFGHDMEQFRTLKKPPEYYA; encoded by the coding sequence ATGAAGCTCTATGTGCTGGACCTGGGGAAGATCGTCATGAAGGGGGCCAATCCCGTTCTGGATGAGCCGGACGCGGAGGCCGCCATCCCCATCCACGCCTTTTTGCTGGATACGCCGGAGGGCTGTATCCTCTTTGACGCCGGCTGCCACCCCAAGGCCATGGAGGGCGCCTGGCCGCCGGAGCTGTGCGGCAACCCGTATGTGACCGGCCCCGGCGAGAACCTGCCGGACCAGCTGGCCCGGATCGGAGTGGACCCCGGCCGGATAACCAAGGTGGTGCTGTCCCACCTGCATCTGGACCACGCCGGCGGCGTCCACCTGTTCCCCCAGGCCGACGTTTACGTCCACCAGCGGGAGCTGGAGCAGGTGATGTCCGACGCCGCGGCGGGCACGCTGGACCTGTTCCACGTCCAGTGCGACGTGGACAGCTGGAAGGCCGCCGGGACCCGCTGGGTGCCGGTGCCCGCGGACGCGGGGGAGACGCCCCTGTGTCCCGGCGTGACCATTCTGAACCTGGGCCCGGGCCATTCCTTCGGGATGCTGGGATTGTCCGTGGAACTGGACTGCGGCACCTTTTTGCTGGTGGCCGACGCCGCCTACTGCCGGGAGCATTTCGGCCCGCCGGCAAAGCTCTCCGGCGCGGTGGTGGACCAGGAGGGCTACTTTGCCGCCATGGAGTACCTGCGCCGGTACGCCGCAGAGCACCATGCCCAGATCCTCTTCGGCCACGACATGGAGCAGTTCCGCACGCTGAAAAAACCGCCGGAATATTACGCATGA
- a CDS encoding 2-oxo acid dehydrogenase subunit E2, which produces MLQVSEEIAYKGVRKMIGKRMEISGAYPMTYQGMYVDVTDLLAFRKQLNAEKGCGLTVNDFIIKAVSIALQRTPIMNSAFNEDMTKINVYSSCNISVMTASDHGLVAPVIKDAQSKDLYQISAEMKQMVEKANAGKLMPDDYSEGTFGITNLGKLNSFDSVPLPQPPQPAIMAACTAKKMPVVIERDGEDVIAVRMMMKLVIGGDHRILDGVPLAAFLNDMKLLLEDPKALV; this is translated from the coding sequence ATGCTGCAAGTATCTGAGGAGATCGCCTACAAAGGCGTGCGCAAGATGATCGGCAAGCGGATGGAGATCAGCGGCGCGTATCCCATGACCTATCAGGGCATGTACGTGGACGTGACGGATCTGCTGGCCTTCCGCAAGCAGCTCAACGCGGAAAAGGGCTGCGGCCTGACGGTGAACGACTTCATCATCAAGGCCGTCAGCATCGCCCTTCAGCGCACCCCCATCATGAACTCGGCCTTCAACGAGGACATGACCAAGATCAACGTTTACAGCTCCTGCAATATCAGCGTCATGACCGCCTCCGACCACGGTCTGGTGGCCCCGGTCATCAAGGACGCCCAGTCCAAGGACCTCTACCAGATCTCCGCGGAGATGAAGCAGATGGTGGAGAAGGCCAACGCCGGCAAGCTGATGCCCGACGACTACTCCGAGGGCACCTTCGGCATCACCAACCTGGGCAAGCTGAACTCCTTTGACTCCGTGCCCCTGCCGCAGCCGCCCCAGCCCGCCATCATGGCCGCCTGCACCGCCAAGAAGATGCCGGTGGTCATCGAGCGGGACGGGGAGGACGTGATCGCCGTGCGGATGATGATGAAGCTGGTCATCGGCGGCGACCACCGGATCCTGGACGGCGTGCCCCTGGCCGCCTTCCTCAACGACATGAAGCTGCTGCTGGAAGATCCGAAAGCGCTGGTCTGA
- a CDS encoding alpha-ketoacid dehydrogenase subunit beta: MEQTKKMTYMQAIRLALDEEMARDEKVVMMGQDIGILGGAYGVTGDLYKKYGPDRVIDAPLSENAIVGWGLGAAMYGWRPIMDIMKMDFSMVALDIICNHLAKYRYMSGGQIKQIPGVVRTAIGGGTRSGPHHSQSIYHLFAGFPGLKVVCASCPEDAKGLLKAAIRDNDPVFFCEETAAYRLKGEVPLDPDYLVPIGKSRKVCEGDAITVVGFGTAILKATRAAELLREEGIHIDLIDLRSLRPLDLDPVVESVKRTGRLLIVDEFTETFGITGEIAFQVTQKAFSYLKEPAQRYTLPDTIIPAAPTMEDFVMLSPEKIAERVKACIHA, encoded by the coding sequence ATGGAACAGACCAAGAAAATGACGTATATGCAGGCCATCCGCCTGGCGCTGGACGAGGAGATGGCCCGGGACGAGAAAGTGGTCATGATGGGCCAGGACATCGGCATCCTGGGCGGCGCCTACGGCGTGACCGGCGACCTCTATAAGAAGTACGGTCCCGACCGGGTGATCGACGCGCCGCTGTCGGAGAACGCCATCGTGGGCTGGGGCCTGGGCGCCGCCATGTACGGCTGGCGGCCCATCATGGACATCATGAAGATGGACTTCAGCATGGTGGCCCTGGACATCATCTGCAACCACCTGGCCAAGTACCGGTACATGTCCGGCGGCCAGATCAAGCAGATCCCCGGCGTGGTGCGCACCGCCATCGGCGGCGGCACCCGCAGCGGCCCCCATCACAGCCAGTCCATCTACCACCTGTTCGCCGGCTTCCCGGGGTTGAAGGTGGTCTGCGCCTCCTGCCCGGAGGACGCCAAGGGCCTTCTCAAGGCCGCCATCCGGGACAACGACCCCGTGTTTTTCTGTGAGGAGACCGCCGCTTACCGCCTCAAGGGCGAGGTCCCCCTGGACCCCGACTACCTGGTGCCCATCGGCAAGAGCCGCAAGGTCTGCGAGGGCGACGCCATCACGGTGGTGGGCTTCGGCACCGCCATTTTGAAGGCCACCAGGGCCGCCGAGCTGCTGCGGGAAGAGGGGATCCACATCGATCTGATTGACCTGCGGTCCCTGCGGCCCCTGGATCTGGACCCGGTTGTGGAGTCCGTGAAGCGGACCGGCCGGCTGCTGATCGTGGACGAGTTCACGGAGACCTTCGGCATCACCGGCGAGATCGCCTTCCAGGTCACCCAGAAGGCCTTCTCCTATCTGAAGGAGCCCGCCCAGCGCTACACGCTGCCGGACACCATCATCCCCGCCGCCCCCACCATGGAGGACTTCGTCATGCTCTCTCCCGAGAAGATCGCGGAGCGGGTAAAGGCGTGCATCCACGCCTGA
- a CDS encoding thiamine pyrophosphate-dependent dehydrogenase E1 component subunit alpha — protein sequence MPMEEFGTALQLKFYENMYKSRRFDERLWDAYTSGKPLGMTHLGIGEEACGTGSMMAFRPGDIVCPHHRSHAHQISRGCDLKTLLSETLLKSTGTCKGKAGEPHFVDVSKNLYVLGGTLGPCYTVPVGFAYHLKHEGKGNIAVAYTGDGSACEGAFHEGLNMAAAFKLPMLVIIQNNFFAISEDFRKMTGLDHLSTRAKGYGIPGVTVENGNDVEAVYSATMEAAEYVRSGKGPMILELMTWRQMGHAPNESGVKYKDPAEQAFWMARDPLKVYPEKLRTEYGIRDEQLKEIQDAVERELDEAWAFAEAAPYSEPEVALQGIYAGC from the coding sequence ATGCCGATGGAAGAATTCGGCACAGCGCTGCAGCTGAAATTTTATGAGAATATGTACAAAAGCCGCCGCTTCGACGAGCGGCTGTGGGATGCGTATACCAGCGGAAAACCCCTGGGCATGACGCATCTGGGCATCGGGGAGGAGGCCTGCGGCACGGGGTCCATGATGGCCTTCCGGCCGGGGGACATCGTCTGTCCCCACCATCGGTCCCACGCCCATCAGATCTCCCGGGGCTGCGATCTCAAGACGCTTTTGTCTGAGACTCTGCTCAAATCCACCGGCACCTGCAAGGGCAAGGCCGGCGAGCCCCACTTTGTCGATGTGTCCAAGAATCTCTACGTGCTGGGCGGCACCCTGGGCCCCTGCTACACCGTGCCCGTGGGCTTTGCCTATCACCTCAAGCACGAGGGCAAGGGCAACATCGCCGTGGCCTATACCGGCGACGGCTCCGCCTGCGAGGGCGCCTTCCACGAGGGACTGAACATGGCGGCGGCCTTCAAGCTGCCCATGCTGGTCATCATCCAGAACAACTTCTTCGCCATCTCCGAGGACTTCCGGAAGATGACGGGCCTGGACCATCTCAGCACCCGGGCCAAGGGCTACGGCATCCCCGGCGTCACCGTGGAAAACGGCAACGACGTGGAGGCGGTCTATTCCGCCACCATGGAGGCGGCGGAATACGTCCGCAGCGGGAAGGGACCCATGATCCTGGAGCTGATGACCTGGCGCCAGATGGGCCACGCCCCCAACGAATCCGGCGTGAAGTACAAGGACCCGGCGGAGCAGGCCTTCTGGATGGCCCGGGATCCCCTGAAGGTCTATCCGGAGAAGCTCCGGACGGAATACGGGATCCGGGACGAACAGCTCAAAGAGATCCAGGACGCCGTGGAGCGGGAGCTGGACGAGGCCTGGGCCTTCGCGGAAGCGGCGCCTTACTCCGAACCCGAGGTCGCCCTTCAGGGAATCTACGCGGGCTGCTGA
- a CDS encoding TRAP transporter substrate-binding protein: MKRLYALILALAMALSLAACGSSDSGETEQTDDGAAAETTDDGAAAEVEELTINLYNPVAGEVTDTSYTIFADKVSELSGGKITCNITPAGTLGAEREATQLLLMGDIDMGVFSIDGLDWLVPDVGMSWICLPGLLTSYEEVDEYYNNGWMFERHKEVAAEHGVDLICPGEFGLKVYMGTGEPIRTMDDFKGKIIRIPDVQFHHDYIEALGAMPVSGIDMYTGLQQGTMDAVQNNIPASELFKLEEVIDWITLTWDMYGNNFWVANGDFTASLSDAQREIIYTAAEEAAQYIRDTYREVNDTWVEECRNNPDIEVIDISDEMKAEMQEIGYQIWEEYRDKFDPVAMERIFEEFYPAD, from the coding sequence ATGAAAAGATTGTATGCGTTGATCCTGGCCCTTGCAATGGCACTGTCCCTGGCTGCCTGCGGATCTTCCGACAGCGGCGAAACCGAGCAGACCGACGACGGCGCTGCCGCCGAGACCACGGACGACGGCGCTGCCGCCGAGGTGGAAGAACTGACCATCAACCTCTATAACCCCGTGGCCGGCGAGGTCACCGACACCTCCTACACCATCTTTGCCGACAAGGTGTCCGAGCTGTCCGGCGGCAAGATCACCTGCAACATCACTCCCGCCGGCACCCTGGGCGCCGAGCGCGAGGCCACCCAGCTGCTGCTGATGGGCGACATCGACATGGGCGTGTTCTCCATCGACGGTCTGGACTGGCTGGTCCCCGACGTGGGCATGTCCTGGATCTGCCTGCCGGGTCTTCTGACCTCCTATGAGGAAGTGGACGAGTACTACAACAACGGCTGGATGTTCGAGCGCCACAAGGAAGTGGCCGCCGAGCACGGTGTGGACCTGATCTGCCCGGGTGAGTTCGGCCTGAAGGTCTACATGGGCACCGGCGAGCCCATCCGCACCATGGACGACTTCAAGGGCAAGATCATCCGGATCCCCGACGTGCAGTTCCACCACGACTACATCGAGGCCCTGGGCGCCATGCCCGTCAGCGGCATCGACATGTACACCGGCCTGCAGCAGGGCACCATGGACGCCGTCCAGAACAACATCCCCGCCTCCGAGCTGTTCAAGCTGGAGGAGGTCATCGACTGGATCACCCTGACCTGGGATATGTACGGCAACAACTTCTGGGTCGCCAACGGCGATTTCACCGCCTCCCTGTCAGACGCCCAGCGTGAGATCATCTACACCGCCGCCGAGGAGGCCGCCCAGTACATCCGCGACACCTACCGCGAGGTCAACGACACCTGGGTCGAGGAGTGCAGAAACAATCCCGACATCGAGGTCATCGACATCAGCGATGAGATGAAGGCCGAGATGCAGGAGATCGGCTATCAGATCTGGGAGGAGTACCGCGACAAGTTCGATCCCGTGGCTATGGAGCGGATCTTCGAGGAGTTCTATCCTGCGGACTGA
- a CDS encoding TRAP transporter small permease: protein MKFDNKLYEFVYKLNRVFGKIEEILSIITLWLLIIVCVVFISARFIFHIPTPWADELARYFLILLGWMGAAFASSHNDHLNIDIISTVVQKRSKNPEKILAVADRISQILSLAFLLVFLYFYTIFVIKMYETGTPSSTLPCDMWVPMSLVLIGGVLILVHSLCYAILPKKYWEGQQQEDTAEKEEEN from the coding sequence ATGAAATTTGACAACAAGCTGTATGAGTTTGTCTATAAACTCAACCGGGTGTTCGGAAAGATCGAGGAGATCCTCTCCATCATCACCCTGTGGCTGCTGATCATTGTGTGCGTCGTGTTCATCTCCGCACGCTTCATCTTCCACATCCCCACCCCCTGGGCCGATGAGCTGGCGCGGTATTTTCTGATCCTGCTGGGCTGGATGGGCGCAGCCTTTGCCTCCTCCCACAACGATCACCTCAACATCGATATCATCAGCACCGTGGTCCAGAAGCGGTCCAAAAATCCAGAGAAGATCCTGGCGGTGGCCGACCGGATCTCCCAGATTTTGTCCCTGGCGTTTTTGCTGGTATTTCTGTATTTCTACACCATTTTTGTCATTAAAATGTATGAGACGGGCACGCCCTCTTCCACCCTGCCCTGCGACATGTGGGTCCCCATGAGCCTGGTGCTGATCGGCGGCGTCCTGATCCTGGTCCACAGCCTCTGCTATGCCATCCTGCCCAAGAAGTACTGGGAGGGGCAGCAGCAGGAGGACACCGCTGAAAAGGAGGAGGAGAACTAA
- a CDS encoding TRAP transporter large permease — translation MEVLLVFLVIFLGTSLLFRMPVGFSIGLGGVGAFLIYGFSTTSMAQSAFYGTNNFSLLAIPFFLFAGAVMEYSGISRSIFAFVDSFVGRFRASTGTVAVFACAAFGALTGSTQATIASISKIVFPEMDKRGYEPAYQAALMASAGFLGVLIPPSMTGIVYATASNISIADAWMSTLLPGILIAIMYSVVNFFHRRKVEPKVTEPFHAGAYVKNIGVSTKNAFWALMMPVIIFGGIYGGVFTATEAGAISALYGLVYYVIRKRVRPEAVSGNVKDMMKFTISLTGIILFIMTTANIACKAIAFSGVSQELVTWMTTHIESPIVFMLIVNVIFLICGMFIDSNAAILLFVPLLTPIADAYGIDQVQLAGIILVNLCVGAISPPFCINVFVTTKLKNVKFVDVIHYIWPYLFCCIIVLLLMCFIPGLSTWMPSLFN, via the coding sequence ATGGAAGTCTTGCTTGTATTTCTGGTGATTTTCCTTGGCACCTCCCTCCTGTTCCGGATGCCCGTGGGCTTTTCCATCGGCCTGGGCGGTGTGGGCGCCTTCCTGATCTACGGCTTCTCCACCACCTCCATGGCCCAGTCCGCCTTCTACGGCACCAACAACTTCTCCCTGCTGGCCATCCCCTTCTTCCTGTTCGCCGGCGCGGTGATGGAGTACTCCGGCATCTCCCGGAGCATCTTCGCCTTCGTGGACTCCTTTGTGGGCCGCTTCCGGGCCAGCACCGGCACCGTGGCCGTGTTCGCCTGCGCCGCCTTCGGCGCCCTGACCGGCTCCACCCAGGCCACCATCGCCTCCATCAGCAAGATCGTGTTCCCGGAGATGGACAAGCGGGGCTATGAGCCCGCCTACCAGGCCGCGCTGATGGCCTCCGCCGGGTTCCTGGGCGTGCTGATCCCCCCCAGCATGACGGGCATCGTCTATGCCACCGCCTCCAACATCAGCATCGCCGACGCCTGGATGTCCACCCTGCTGCCGGGCATCCTCATCGCCATTATGTACTCTGTGGTGAACTTCTTCCACCGCCGCAAGGTGGAGCCGAAGGTCACCGAGCCCTTCCACGCCGGCGCCTACGTCAAAAACATCGGCGTGAGTACCAAGAACGCCTTCTGGGCGCTGATGATGCCGGTCATCATCTTCGGCGGCATTTACGGCGGCGTATTCACCGCCACCGAGGCCGGCGCCATCTCCGCGCTGTACGGCCTTGTGTACTATGTGATCCGCAAGCGGGTCCGGCCCGAGGCCGTCAGCGGCAACGTCAAGGACATGATGAAGTTCACCATCAGCCTCACGGGCATCATCCTCTTCATCATGACCACCGCCAACATCGCCTGCAAGGCCATCGCCTTCTCCGGCGTGTCCCAGGAGCTGGTCACCTGGATGACCACCCACATCGAGTCCCCCATCGTGTTCATGCTGATCGTGAACGTGATCTTCCTGATCTGCGGCATGTTCATCGACAGCAACGCCGCCATTTTGCTGTTCGTCCCGCTGCTGACCCCCATCGCCGATGCCTACGGCATCGACCAGGTGCAGCTGGCCGGCATCATCCTGGTGAACCTGTGCGTGGGTGCCATCTCTCCCCCGTTCTGCATCAACGTGTTCGTGACCACCAAGCTGAAAAACGTCAAGTTCGTGGATGTGATCCACTACATCTGGCCGTATCTCTTCTGCTGCATCATCGTGCTGCTGCTGATGTGCTTCATCCCCGGGCTGTCCACCTGGATGCCCAGCCTGTTCAACTGA
- a CDS encoding VOC family protein produces the protein MKKAKPEVVFQVGMVVRDAEEKVRALKQWFDFEEDSIVVKDTRTMTEQGIFHDNQYLGKPAEFYIKTIRLSFGGIDFEYIEPLNQAGGDPFSDWLLEHGEGIHHINVKFENRERLVENMEQLGVPVLHSAKMRDKGYSFYDLRSQFGFIAEVGEMVVGPMAEAYYRDRGGKPV, from the coding sequence ATGAAAAAAGCAAAACCGGAAGTGGTCTTTCAGGTAGGTATGGTGGTCCGGGACGCGGAGGAGAAGGTCCGGGCCCTGAAACAGTGGTTTGACTTCGAAGAGGACAGCATCGTGGTCAAGGACACCCGCACCATGACGGAGCAGGGGATCTTCCACGACAACCAGTACCTGGGCAAGCCCGCGGAGTTCTACATCAAGACCATCCGCCTGAGCTTCGGCGGGATCGACTTCGAGTACATCGAGCCCCTCAATCAGGCCGGCGGGGACCCCTTCTCCGACTGGCTGCTGGAGCACGGCGAGGGCATCCACCACATCAACGTGAAGTTTGAAAACCGGGAGCGCCTGGTGGAGAACATGGAGCAGCTGGGCGTCCCGGTGCTCCACAGCGCCAAGATGCGGGACAAGGGCTACTCGTTCTATGACCTGCGCAGCCAGTTCGGCTTCATCGCGGAGGTCGGCGAGATGGTGGTGGGCCCCATGGCGGAGGCCTATTACAGGGACCGGGGCGGAAAGCCCGTCTGA
- a CDS encoding SDR family oxidoreductase, whose translation MKQLEGKVAIVSGGTKGIGYAISSTLAAQGARVVMVGTDRTAAEKAAAEIATQGGTVLPVAADLTTEEGRTAVLRETLNAYSKVDILINNAGWGCKTSFLETTMEGFDRSINLNLKGTYFMTQAVAAQMVAQGTGGRIVNISSTAALQGERNSTIYSATKAGIMAFTRALALEMGPYGINVNCVAPGFTRTNNNGHVPASIDENFLAITPTQRITVAQDIANACLFLVSDGASQITAQVLSVDGGYSGTRAMQAAQTASMQRK comes from the coding sequence ATGAAACAACTTGAAGGCAAGGTCGCCATCGTCTCCGGCGGCACCAAGGGCATTGGATACGCCATCTCCAGCACGCTGGCCGCCCAGGGCGCCCGCGTGGTGATGGTGGGCACGGACCGCACCGCGGCCGAGAAGGCCGCGGCGGAGATCGCCACCCAGGGCGGCACTGTTCTGCCGGTGGCGGCGGATCTGACCACGGAGGAGGGCCGGACGGCGGTCCTGCGGGAGACGCTGAACGCCTATTCCAAGGTGGACATTCTCATCAACAACGCCGGCTGGGGCTGCAAGACGTCCTTCCTGGAGACCACCATGGAGGGCTTTGACCGCTCCATCAACCTCAACCTGAAGGGCACCTATTTCATGACCCAGGCCGTGGCCGCCCAGATGGTGGCCCAGGGTACCGGCGGGCGGATCGTCAACATCTCCTCCACCGCCGCCCTCCAGGGCGAGCGCAACTCCACCATCTACTCCGCCACCAAGGCCGGCATCATGGCCTTCACCCGGGCCCTGGCCCTGGAGATGGGGCCCTACGGCATCAACGTCAACTGCGTGGCTCCGGGCTTCACCCGCACCAACAACAACGGCCACGTCCCCGCCTCCATCGACGAGAACTTCCTGGCCATCACCCCCACCCAGCGCATCACCGTGGCCCAGGACATCGCCAACGCCTGCCTGTTCCTGGTGTCCGACGGCGCCAGCCAGATCACCGCTCAGGTACTCTCCGTGGACGGCGGATACAGCGGCACCCGCGCCATGCAGGCGGCCCAGACGGCCTCCATGCAGCGCAAATGA
- a CDS encoding zinc-binding dehydrogenase — protein sequence MTGKIAYFGKDGKVGFVSHELPEPGPGALLARVLSSNICGSDVKNWKSGVSLGVGGEKTCQGHEFVGRIERLGEGVTTDYAGQPIQVGDRIVAAYYITCGECRACKMGRYDQCENAYIHLGQSPEDFPYFSGTFATHYYIHPKQHFYKVPDTLPDSLAAGANCRFSQIYYGLEHVGLAAGETLLIQGAGSMGLYAAAIAREAGATTIVIDSVADRLEMAKRFGADHVINMTDLPELADRERAVRELTGGRGADVAVEVTGVAAAVEEGFHHLAPMGRYVIIGTNVLSAKATLSPGYITRKSLTVTGVARYLPEYLHKSLLFLDKFQHKYPFDEFSTGTYTLDQLEEGMQMVADRKVIRAVVTPEL from the coding sequence ATGACTGGAAAGATCGCGTATTTCGGAAAAGACGGCAAGGTGGGCTTCGTGAGCCACGAGCTCCCTGAGCCGGGTCCCGGCGCTCTCCTGGCCCGGGTGCTGAGCAGCAACATCTGCGGCTCCGATGTGAAGAACTGGAAAAGCGGCGTGTCCCTGGGCGTGGGCGGGGAAAAGACCTGCCAGGGCCATGAGTTCGTGGGCCGCATCGAGCGGCTGGGTGAGGGCGTGACCACCGACTACGCCGGACAGCCCATCCAGGTGGGCGACCGGATCGTGGCGGCCTACTACATCACCTGCGGCGAGTGCCGGGCCTGCAAGATGGGCCGGTATGACCAGTGCGAGAACGCCTACATCCACCTGGGCCAGTCCCCGGAGGACTTCCCCTACTTCTCCGGCACCTTCGCCACCCATTACTACATCCATCCCAAGCAGCACTTCTACAAGGTGCCCGACACCCTGCCCGACTCCCTGGCCGCCGGCGCCAACTGCCGCTTCTCCCAGATCTACTACGGTCTGGAGCATGTGGGCCTGGCCGCCGGAGAGACGCTGCTGATCCAGGGCGCCGGCAGCATGGGCCTCTACGCCGCCGCCATCGCCAGGGAGGCCGGCGCCACCACCATCGTTATCGACAGCGTCGCCGACCGGCTGGAGATGGCCAAGCGCTTCGGCGCGGACCACGTCATCAACATGACGGACCTGCCGGAGCTGGCCGACCGGGAGAGAGCCGTGCGGGAGCTGACCGGCGGCCGCGGCGCGGACGTGGCCGTGGAGGTCACCGGCGTGGCCGCCGCCGTGGAGGAGGGCTTCCACCACCTGGCCCCCATGGGCCGGTACGTCATCATCGGCACCAACGTCCTCTCCGCCAAGGCCACCCTCTCCCCCGGCTATATTACCCGCAAGAGCCTGACGGTCACCGGCGTGGCCCGGTATCTGCCGGAGTATCTGCACAAGTCCCTGCTGTTCCTGGACAAGTTCCAGCACAAGTACCCCTTCGACGAGTTCTCCACCGGCACCTACACCCTGGACCAGCTGGAGGAGGGCATGCAGATGGTGGCCGACCGCAAGGTCATCCGCGCGGTGGTCACGCCGGAATTGTGA
- a CDS encoding sugar phosphate isomerase/epimerase, whose product MGRFQFGVCEFSFPCWGPLALQMAHEAGYTGMQLADAGGSTNAYPLNNKRVQDSYLEASAKYGIQLQSIHLYTLVRQNFIRYSQSSPEGQECMESIKNGIIAASEMHIPTVMIEGMRMYGAAQHQHVLDMYKYAVQVAGDYGVQIAMETDVTLENHFKFLDQFDGKLKLCFDTHNPVMYGTGYPPDMIRALGKDRIDHFHMKESQPDAEGFVTKETAPIVLLGQGGTFFKESVQAIKDIGYEGWIISETFYNRRNMNENGMDYVSSAKRDVETLKAAFGED is encoded by the coding sequence ATGGGCAGATTTCAATTCGGCGTCTGTGAGTTCAGCTTCCCCTGCTGGGGTCCCCTGGCCTTGCAGATGGCCCACGAGGCGGGCTATACGGGGATGCAGCTGGCGGACGCCGGCGGCTCCACCAACGCCTATCCCCTGAACAACAAGCGGGTCCAGGACAGCTATCTGGAGGCCTCCGCCAAATATGGCATCCAGCTCCAGTCCATCCACCTCTACACCCTGGTCCGCCAGAACTTCATCCGGTACAGCCAGAGCTCCCCGGAGGGGCAGGAGTGCATGGAGAGCATCAAAAACGGCATCATCGCCGCCTCCGAGATGCACATTCCCACCGTCATGATCGAGGGCATGCGCATGTACGGCGCCGCCCAGCACCAGCACGTGCTGGACATGTACAAGTACGCCGTGCAGGTGGCCGGGGACTACGGCGTCCAGATCGCCATGGAGACGGACGTCACCCTGGAAAACCACTTCAAGTTCCTGGATCAGTTCGACGGGAAGCTGAAGCTGTGCTTCGACACCCACAACCCCGTCATGTACGGCACCGGCTATCCCCCCGACATGATCCGGGCCCTGGGCAAGGACCGCATCGACCACTTCCACATGAAGGAGTCCCAGCCCGACGCCGAGGGCTTCGTCACCAAGGAGACGGCTCCCATCGTGCTGCTGGGCCAGGGCGGGACGTTCTTCAAGGAGTCCGTCCAGGCCATCAAGGACATCGGCTACGAGGGCTGGATCATCTCCGAGACCTTCTACAACCGCCGCAACATGAACGAAAACGGCATGGACTACGTCTCCTCCGCCAAGCGGGACGTGGAGACGCTGAAAGCCGCCTTCGGCGAGGACTGA